The genomic window CAGTCTGTTAGTGTTTACCAATTATACAATTGGGGAAAAATTGTAGGATTAATTAAAGTTTGGCTTATCGCTAGGAACACTGCAAAAATTGAGGCATTTTTATAGCGATACTAAAGCAGAACTAGAAAATGTATCGTTAATGGCAGCGTAGGAAAAAAAGCAGCCGTCAAACAAGATAGCTGTTTTGGGAGTAAATAAGCTACAATCTATTAAGGATTCTTTACAGATAGACAATTTTGGTAAGAACTCTGTTAAAGAACACCAGCCCTTATAAAAACTAAGTTCTTAGTCCTTAATTTATGACGATTCCCATTCGCAACGTTGCTATTATCGCTCACGTCGATCACGGCAAAACGACGCTCGTTGATGCTCTATTGAGACAATCTGGCATATTCCGAGAAGGGGAAGAAGTCATTGATTGCGTGATGGACTCCAATGCTCTAGAAAGAGAGCGGGGCATTACAATTTTGTCTAAAAATACCGCCGTTCGCTACAAAGACACGTTAGTTAATATTATCGATACTCCCGGACACGCTGATTTTGGCGGAGAAGTTGAGCGCGTACTAGGGATGGTAGATGGTTGCATCTTGATTGTAGATGCCAACGAAGGTCCTATGCCTCAAACTCGCTTTGTACTGAAAAAAGCTTTAGAAAAAGGACTACGCCCGATTGTAGTAGTCAATAAAATAGACCGACCTCAAGCTGACCCTCACGGTTCTGTTGATAAAGTATTAGATTTATTCTTAGAACTAGGCGCAGATGATGACCAGTGTGAGTTTCCTTACTTATTTGCGTCGGGACTTGCTGGCTACGCTAAAGACGATTTAGAGCATGAATCGGCGGATATGCAGCCGCTATTTAATGCGATTTTGCGCCACGTACCGCCACCGGTGGGCGATGTAAACAAGCCCTTGCAGTTGCAAGTAACAACTCTAGATTATTCCGACTATCTAGGACGCATCATTATCGGCAAAATCCACAATGGCGTAATTCGTTCTGGACAGCAAGCAGCTTTAATTGTTGAATCTGGGGCAATTGTTAAAGGTAAAATCAGCAAATTGATGGGCTTTGAAGGATTAAAGCGCATCGATTTAGAAGAAGCCACCGCCGGAAATATCGTTGCTGTAGCTGGTTTTGCCGAGGCAAATATTGGTGAAACCATTACTTGTCCCAACGATCCGCAAGCTTTGCCATTAATTAAAGTAGACGAACCAACATTGCAGATGACTTTCTCTGTAAATGATTCGCCTTTTGCGGGACAAGAAGGTAAATTAGTTACATCAAGACAAGTACGCGATCGCTTGTTTAGAGAATTAGAAACAAACGTTGCTTTGCGTGTCGAAGAAACCGATTCCCCAGACAAATTTTCAGTTTGCGGTAGAGGTGAATTACACTTAGGAATTTTAATTGAAACTATGCGCCGCGAAGGTTACGAGTTTCAAGTATCCCAGCCACAAGTTATTTACCGCGAAGTCAACGGACAACCTTGCGAACCTTACGAATGTTTGGTATTAGACGTACCAGAGGAAGGCGTAGGTAGCTGCATCGAACGTCTAGGACAGCGTAAAGGTGAAATGCAAGATATGCAGGTGGGTGGTAACGGACGCACGCAACTAGAATTTGTCATTCCCGCACGTGGATTAGTTGGTTTTAGGGGCGAATTTATGCGCCTAACTCGCGGTGATGGCATTATGAATCACAGCTTCTTAGATTATCGTCCTTTATCTGGCGATATTGAAGCCAGGCGTAATGGCGTGTTGATTTCCTTTGAAGAAGGGGTTTCTACTTTCTATGCGATGAAAAACGCTGAAGATCGAGGTATATTTTTCATTCACCCGACTACAAAAGTCTACAAAGGGATGATTGTCGGCGAACACAATCGCCCCCAAGACTTAGAACTAAATATCTGCAAAACCAAACAGCTAACAAACCATCGCGCGGCGGGTGGTGATGAATTGGTACAGTTGCAAACACCTGTGGATATGAGCCTAGAGAGAGCTTTAGAGTATATTGGCCCAGAGGAATTAGTGGAAGTAACTCCTAAATCTATTCGTCTGCGTAAAGTAAGTAAAAAGCTAGTTAAACGATAACTCTTGACTTAGCTGGTAGTCTATAAAGGTGGGTAATACCCACCTTTGTTGTAAGCATCTACCAATTATGAGTATTGCCAACCGTTTTAACAATTGGCTAGAAACTTACGCCGTTAAACCGGATTATAGTGGCTGGGTATTAGCTGGGGTAGCAATATGTTTTTTTGGTGCAGCGATAAATACTATGGCTGGGTGGCTGTACGTAATTAGTGGCTTAAGTTTTGCGATTTTAGGCATAGCCATTGTCTTACCAAAACGCGCTCTAAGCGGAATTTCTATTCGTCGCCAATCTATTCAACCCGTAAGCGTTGGGGATGAATTAACTATTGAATTAGAAATAAATAACCAAACATCTCAACCAAAGACTTTATTGCAAATCCAAGATATTTTACCTTTTGTTTTGGGAAACCCTGTAAAAACAGCGATAGAGGTAATCGCCCCGAAAACTTCCTACCATTGGGTTTATGGGCTACGTGCGTCGCGCCGGGGGGTGTATCTGTGGCAAAATGTGGTACTGCGGACGGCGGCGCCTTTGGGTTTATTTTGGTGTCGGCGCGATCGCCATTCGACCGCCAAAGCGATCGTTTATCCTCATGTATTTACCCTCACTCACTGCCCTTTAATCGATGAAATTGGACTTGAAGACAAGCTGCAAGCAGACAGTCAAAAGCGCTCCCAGTCCTCCAATTCTGGCATTACCCGCAGTTTGCGCCCTTACCGCATGGGGGACGCTATTCGTCTAATTCACTGGCGTACTAGCGCCCGTTATGGCGAACTAAGAGTACGAGAACTAGAAGTAATTACAAGCGGACAAGAAATAGTGATTTGTTTAGATAGTGGGGGATCTTGGCAAAGTGATAATTTTGAACAAGCTGTGACGGCGGCGGCTTCTTTGTATTTTTATGCAGTGTTAAAACAGTTGAATGTAAAATTGTGGACGGCGAGTACAGGATTGATTAGAGGCGATCGCACAGTTTTAGAAGCTTTAGCTGCAACAAACGCCACCGAAGACACTATTAATAGCAATTTGCCGCCTTATCCCTTAATTTGGCTAAGTGAAAATTCCCAAACTCTAAATAGTCTTCCTCCTGGTAGTCGCTGGGTACTATGGCTTAATAGTTCTCAAACTTCCAACTTAGAAAGTCGCCAGTTACCAGGGTTAACAATTCAAGCAGAACAATCGCTGCAACTACAATTACAAAAACCCTTAATTTGACTGACGTGCGATCGCATCTCCGCTAAAATGCTTAAATAGCAATTCCCCCTAACAAGCACTTTTACTATGGATTCAAAAGAAAATTCCAAACTATCCACCGATAAAAATCTCGAAGCCATGTGGCAATTTTCCCAAACTTACGCCAAACGCACGGGAACTTATTTTTGCTCCGAATCTTCAGTAACGGCGGTAGTTATCGAAGGACTTGCCAAACACAAAGACGATTTGGGCGCACCTCTATGTCCTTGTCGCCATTATGAAGACAAAGAAGCCGAAGTCCATGCTACCTTTTGGAATTGCCCTTGCGTACCGATGCGGGAGCGTAAAGAGTGCCATTGTATGCTGTTTCTTACCCCAGATAATGATTTTGCTGGCGAAAAGCAAGATATATCTCTAGAGGAAATTAAAATTGTAAGAGAAACTATGGGTTAAGAAAATTAGTTAATTTTGGTACGTCTAACCAACGGCGAGTTTGGTGGGATTGATGGGCAATATCCATCAATAACTGACTGTAGACTCCTTCTTTTAAGGAGGGTGGGAAGGAAATACCGCGATCGATTGCTTGTACCCAATTGTCTACAACGCGAATAAAAGGGGCAATGCGTCCATCAGTATAGGTTTGTTCAAACGCTAGACGCTGGGGAATTTCTAGTTCCGTTAAAGGTTCTCCAGCCAAGCTTGCCCAGACATGAAACCCATGCACGTAATCTTTTTGATTATTGCTGCCTAATACTAACGTACCGCGATCGCCATAAACTTCCACCCAATGCCCCCGTCCTTGGTAAGTACAGGCGCTAATAGTAATCTGGCAAGGAACACCGTTAGCAAGTTCTAGCATGAGCATACAGCTATCGTCAGCATCCACAGGTTGCATTTTACCAGTGCGATCAGGGCGCAAACTTACGGCGGTACTTAAATGAGCGCACAATCTTTCTACATCGCCAAATAGCCAGCTAATATAATCAAAACTATGAGAACCCAAAGCACCCAACGCACCCCCGCCTAAATCTCTCCGGGCGTACCAGTTCCAGGGCTTTGTAGCGTCGGCGCGGCTAGGAACTAACCAATCTATCTTTATTAGGCGTTGTTGCCCTACGTAGCCTGTGGCGAGGAGTTCCGCTAAATACTGCCACGCGGGGACAAACCGAAATTCAAAATCCATTGTTGCCACAACGTTCTGTTTTAAGCCGATGTTATATAATTCTCGTGCTTCCAAAGCCGATAATGTTGTCGGTTTTTCTAGTAATAAATGCTTTCCTGCTTGCAATACACTTTTTGCCATTTCGTAATGCAAAAATGGCGGCGTAGAAATACTCACAGCTTGGACTTCTTTTAAACCAACAACTTCCTCAATGCTGGTGCAAAAGTGAGGAATATTATGAGTTTGGGCAATACTTTCAGCCTTAGCGCCATCTTGGTTATAAACGGCGACAACTTGAATAGATGGATGTGCTTGCAAGCCAGGAATATGAACTTTTTGACCGAATCCCGTACCGACTACAGCTACATTAATTGGCGATCGCATAGATTGACGTTAGGGCAAGAACAATCTATATTTTGAACCTCTAAGGCCGCAAAAATGCAATGTCTAGCGCTGATTTCTGACGACGGTAGGTTGAAAATTTTTAAATTGAGTAGTGGTTGGCTGATAGGTCACTTCATAAGCAGCCGAACTTTTAGACTCGATTGCTTCTAGATTGAACCTATAACCGACATTACGCACCGTTTGCACTATACTCGGCGATCTAGCATCTATTTCAATTTTTTTGCGTAACGACAAAACGTGAGTATCAATAGTCCGGGGGTTGTCGATAGCATCGGGCCAAGCGCGGCGGAGCAATTCAGAACGACTCAAAGCTTCTCCATTAGCTTGAGCTAGTACATACAATAAGCTAAATTCTTGGGGAGTTAAATCTACAAATTCGCCTTGAAAGCGGATGCGGCGCTGGATTAGATCGATTTGCAAAGTACCGTAATCTAAATAAACCGGAGCTACAGGAGTTCGTTTGCGTCGCAACAGGGCTTCGACTCTTGCCATAAACTCTTGCATTCCAAAAGGTTTAGTTAAATAGTCATCAGCCCCCGCTTGCAAACCTGTAACTATATCTGCTTCCGTATTTCGCGCTGATAGCATCAAAATTAATGGTTGTTGTTGCAACTGCAACCACCGACAAAACTCTACCCCGTCACCATCCGGTAAATCGGAATCTATTACTACTAAAGTCGGTTGCTGGGTTAAAAATATTTCCCTACCTTGAGTTAGATTAGCGGATTGATACATTCGGTAGCCTAGTTGTTGTAAGTGCCAACTCAATAGACTTCGCAGATGCGGATTACCTTCAATAATTTCTATTGTAACCAAACCCACAGTTTACATTCCTTTGCGCTCTCACTCATCAACATAACAAAGCAAGCTCGTAGGTTTTGTAACCATCGTTACTCCTAACTACTGCTTTGCTGTAAAAGCGCCTACGGGCAAAAATCCTGTAGGCAAAGATTATTTACCTATAGGAGAAAAAGAAGCGGATTAGGGCTGAAAATCTTTAGTTAACTTAGGATTAACCCTAGGGGCATATTTTATAACCAGATTTATTTGATTACAATGTATTTATGTCACTAGCGCGATCGCTCTAGTTTCTGCTTAACTTTTGCGGTTAATCATTTTAGTTTTGTTGGCTGGTTGTTTTAGTAACAGGTAATTTAATAGAATTAGCTTTCTCTATATAATTGCCAATAATGTGAAAAAATTAAATACAAAGGCGATTAAATTTTCCCTTATGTACCATTTAATATTCCTTTACTCAATTTTTAATTATGTTACAAGACACTCAAACTATCCGTTTTTATCAAAGATTAACCGATGCTTTAGTTGAATTATGGCAAAGGGGTTATCGCTCGGACGATTTGCGTTTATTTCTAGATGGTTACTTAGCAGCTTTGCGCCAAACCCAAATAATTGAGCCTTATTTAATTCACCGTTTAGAAGAAGAAGCAACGCGATTTCTTTACGATCCTTTTAACTTTGAAACGCCGCTCCCCCAAACAGAAGCTGAATCTGATTACTATTAAATGTGGTTTTGAGAAAAATTCATAATATTTTTTTAATAATTAAAAAATCCCCAAGACTTTAGGTAGTCTTCTGGGGATTGTTAGTATTTAGACAAACTTTTTAAGAAGCTAAAGCAACTTCCACCATCTGCTGTAAGTCACCTTTTTGGTACATTTCAATTAAGATATCCGAGCCGCCGAGAAATTCACCATTAACATAAACCTGGGGAATTGTGGGCCAGTTGGAATACTCTTTGATTCCCTGCCGTATTTCATTGTCCGCCAAAATATCAACTGTTTCAAACGGTACTCCGAGGGTACTTAATATTTGCACAACATTATTAGAAAACCCACATTGAGGCATCAATTTGGAGCCTTTCATGAAGACGACAATTTTGTTTTGCTTAACCAAATTATCAATTTTTGTTTGTAATTCTGGAGTCATAGTTTTGTTTTTTTGCTTTGTAGGGCTTGTGTCCTCAGCAATCAAGCTTGAGGAATAGAAGTTTTTATTGCCAAAGCATGGATAGCTTCGGAAGACATAGCTTGATCCAACGCCTGATAAATTAACTGGTGCTGTTGCACCAATCCTTTACCGACAAATTGAGATGAAATCACTGTAACTTGATAGTGATCGCCACTACCTTTCAAGTCTTGTACTTCTACTTGAGCATCGGGAAGACGCACCTTAATCATTTCCTCAACTTGCTGCGGGCTAATCATTACAGTTCCTTAAATATATCGCTGCTCAATACTTTTTAATTTAACTACTTATTTGCGGAGTTGGCAGGGCGATCGCTACTAGGATTACTAGCACCGCCACTGGTGGGAAAAGGAGCATCTACAAATCCCAATTCAAACAACTGTTGATAAGCTTTTTTGCCTAAGTCTCGCGTCGGGTTTTGACTGCGGATAATTTGGACTAATAAAGGTACAGCCAATTCCGGCTGATTTTGCGCTCGATGCACCAAGGCTAGTTGATAGGTAGCGTCATCGCGCATTTGGGCGGTGTCTAAAGCTTTTTTGCGCTGGCTGTCTGCAAGTCGATTATCAATCCCAGAAAAGCTAGTAGCTAATTCTTGATAAAAATTCGATACTTGATTAAAAACCTGACGAGCATCTTGGAGTTTTTTAGCAGCTAAAGTATAGTTTTGGGCAGAAACGGCGGAATTTGCTTCACTCATCAAGCGCTGTCCTCCTTGTACGCTCAATACGCTATTATTTTGAGCATCAGGACTCAGAATATTTGGGCTTGTGGGATTGATTGGTTGCTGTGGTTTCACACTTTGAGCATTAGCTGGTACTAGCATAAATAAAACCAATACCGACGAAAAAAAACTTAAATGAGTGTAACGGGGCAAAAAGCGAACAGTTCCAGCAGATATCATGGCGTAACTGGGTACAGAGAGAACATCGAACTAATCAAAACTTTGGGTATCTTAACTCTCATTGGTATTTTTACCAAATTTGCTTTACCCGTTCAAAGTTTATGGACAGAAGACTCAATTAATTCCCTATTAGTTCCTCTCATGTTAGCAAAACCTTAAATTAAAGTTTTGAGAGCATTTTCTAAATCAATGGTTAATTGTTTCGCACTTTGCTTCACCGAACCTAAGTTATAGTCTGCCACTTTTAAGGGAGAGCCAATGCAAATAGAGACATCAGTACCCCACTGAGGATAACTTTGGCTATATTTAAGACCAATGGGGACAACTTGCACCCCAAGACCAGAATGGGTTGTTTCGGCGCTTACAGCTAAACGAGCAAGTCCGGGTTTGAGGGGATGAACCGCACCATCGCGAAAAATATTACCTTCAGGAAAAATCACTAGCATTTCTTGTTGCAACAGTACCTCAACGCCATGACGCAAAGTGCTAATGGACGGACGGTCGGTATTGACCGGGAAACCACCCAAGCGGCGCACAAACCAACCTTGAAGTCCTGATGCTTCGTTGGCGGACACCATAAAAGTTAAATCTCGCCCTGTTACAGGGCGACCAGTTACCGCCGGGACAACCACCGCATCCCAGCGAGAACGATGAGTTGGCGCAAGGATAACAGGTCCTGTAATTGGCAAATTTTCTTGTCCAGAAATCGCAATTTTGCCAAAATGCAACGGTAAAACAATCCGACACCCTAAAAAGTACGCCAACGGTGCTAACCAAGGGGAAACCCTGGAATTAATGGGCGTAGAAAGAGCAACTTCTTCAGTGCTAGTTTTTGGAGTGTTTAGAGATTGGGGTTCCATTTGCGTCATCATAATGGCTGCGGACTTACACTAGATTAATTTAAACGTAAATTTTCTAATAGTAATTGTCTCGATTAATGAGGACACTTTAAGAATTGGGAATGGGTAATTACTTAGACATTCTTTTTTGAGCAAACCATGCTTGCAGTTGCTGGCGACAGTTAGATTCTAAAATACCACCTAGTACCGCTAGGCGATGGTAAGAGCAAGGGCTATCGGGAATATTGATTACAGTGCGAATAGCGCCAGTTTTGGGGTCGTCTGCACCATAAACTAGCAACTTTATTCGTGCTTGGATAATCGCCCCCGCACACATTGGGCAAGGCTCTAAGGTGACGTAAAGCGTGCAGTCGTTGAGATGCCAAGAATGCACGTATTGACCAGCCAATCGTAAAGCGATAACTTCTGCGTGGGCTGTGGGGTCATTGTGCCGCTCTCGATAGTTTTGCGCCTCGGCGATCGCATTGCCCGTTTTATCCACCACAATCGCCCCTACAGGTACTTCTCCGGCATCGCCTGCAAGCTCGGCAAGAGAAACCGCCCGTTGCATCCAATATTTATGCTGTTCGTAAGGTGGGGCAATTTGACTCATGCGCTTTGAGCCAGTAAATTATCTAACTGATCTTGGGAATTAAGCTGATACAAATCGTCACAGCCGCCTGTATGTTGGTTATTAATAAATATCTGCGGGACGCTGCGTTTACCGTTAGAGCGTTCTGCCATTTTGGTTCTAGCTGCTTCATCGCCATCAATTTTGTACTCCGTAAAATTTACACCTTTCCACCACAACAGCAATTTGGCGCGGATGCAGTAAGGGCAAGTTTGCCAGGTGTAGATTTCTACATTGGCTTTGATGCGTTCGGGATGGCGGTTAAGAAAATCTAACATTGGTTTTAGGGGATGGGAAATATTTATATCTCAATAGTAGAAGCGATCGCTCTTTAACCAGAGCAAAATTACCTTAGCAGCAAAACTTAACACTGATTGAGGCAATACTTTTTATAAGAGGTATCCGCGCTTTGGTAGACTTGAAGACTGAAATCGCCAAACTTCATCGGTAGTTTAGAGGACAGACTTCGTGGAAAATACATTAGGGCTAGAGATCATCGAAGTAGTAGAGCAAGCAGCGATTGCTAGCGCTCGATGGATGGGTAAAGGTGAGAAAGATATTGCCGACCAAGTGGCTGTAGAAGCCATGCGCGAACGGATGAACAAAATCTATATGCGGGGTCGCATTGTAATTGGCGAAGGCGAACGCGATAATGCTCCCATGCTGTACATCGGCGAAGAAGTAGGTATTTGTACCCGCGAAGATGCTAAAGCATTCTGCAACCCAGATGAACTAATTGAAATTGACATTGCTGTTGACCCCTGCGAAGGAACTAACTTAGTTGCCTATGGTCAAAATGGTTCCATGGCAGTTTTGGCTATTGCCGAAAAAGGTGGCTTATTTGCCGCGCCAGATTTTTATATGCGAAAGTTGGCAGCACCTCCAGCAGCTAAAGGTCATGTAGATATCAATAAATCCGCCACTGATAACCTCAAAATTCTTTCTGAGTGTTTGAATCGTGCGGTAGAGGAATTAGTCGTAGTTGTGATGGATCGTCCCCGTCATGAAGGTTTAATTAAAGAAATCCGTGATGCAGGCGCTAGAGTTAGGCTAATTAGCGATGGCGACGTTTCTGCCGCTATCTGCTGCGCCTTTGCTGGGACTAATATTCATGCCCTTATGGGTATTGGTGCTGCTCCCGAAGGTGTAATTTCTGCCGCCGCAATGCGTTGTTTGGGCGGACACTTCCAGGGTCAATTGATCTACGATCCAGAAGTAGTTAAAACAGGTTTGATTGGTGAAAGTCGCGAAGGCAACTTAAATCGATTAAAGGAAATGGGTATTCATGACGCAGATAAGGTGTATAACGCTGACGAACTAGCTTCGGGCAATACCATATTGTTCGCTGCTTGCGGGATTACTCCTGGGACTTTGATGGAAGGTGTCCGCTTCTTTGGTGGCGGTGCTAGAACTCAAAGCTTGGTCATTTCTAACCAATCCCAAACAGCACGTTTTGTCGATACGATTCATCTATTCGATAACGTCAAATCGCTGCAACTACGGTAAGAGGTAAAAGGCTAGGTAGGCATGAGGACAATCTCATAGCTTCCTAGCCGACACTTGGAGGAGACTTGACATCCTCTCAGCGATAAATCGACTGAGATTCCCAAGCCTCACGACTTGAGTTTCTGTTTCTTTCCCTTTCGGGTATTTCGCAACTGCCTCCATGCTTAAAAAAGCACTTTCTGGTCTTATGTTCGCTCGGCAGACTTCGCCTTTCGGCTCCCGCAAGCCCTGCGGTAGTTGGCAAAAGAAGTCGTGGTTTTCAACCTCTTTTATGTATATTTCAACACATCTGTTATTAAGAGTCAAAGGGAATAAGTTCCCTCATGTCGCTTCCCTCTCAGCGCTAAAGCGACTGAGTTTCCCACATACCGCGAGGTTTTTATGAATATTGCTGTCGTGGGGTTAAGTCACAAGACTGCTCCGGTAGAAATTCGAGAAAAGTTAAGTATTCCAGAACCACAGATGGAAAGTGTGATGGCGCAACTCTGTAGTTATCCTCACATTGAGGAAGTGGCGATACTTAGCACTTGCAATCGTTTAGAAATATATATTGTTACTCACGAAACCGAGCAAGGGATTAGAGAAGTAAATCAGTTTTTATCAGAACATAGCAAATTGCCGATGTTGGGGTTGCGACAACATTTATTTGTGCTGCTTCACGAAGATGCTGTCATGCACTTGATGCGAGTAGCGGCGGGGTTGGATAGTTTGGTATTGGGAGAGGGGCAAATTCTTTCTCAAATCAAACAAACCCACAAATTAGGGCAGCAGTACAACGGCATTAAATCTATTCTTAATAAGCTATTTAAACAAGCAATTACGGCAGGTAAGCGCGTTCGTACCGAAACAAATATTGGTACGGGGGCGGTTTCTATCAGTTCGGCGGCGGTGGAACTTGCACAGATAAAGGTTCAAAACTTGGCGGCTTGTCGGGTGACAATTATCGGTGCGGGAAAGATGTCGCGGCTACTGGTACAGCATTTGTTGGCTAAAGGTGCGGTAGAAATTACAATTTTAAATCGATCGCGCGATCGGGCGGAAGAATTAGCCAAGCAATTTAGTCAAGTTACTTTGCAAATTCAACCGATTTCCGAAATGATGGCGCAAGTAGCAATGTCCGACTTAGTTTTTACAAGTACCAATGCCACTGAACCATTACTAGATCGCGCCAAACTAGAAGCAGCTTTAGAACCCAATCGTCCATTGATGATATTCGACATTTCCGTGCCGCGCAACGTACATGGAGACGCGAAAGAGCTAGAAAATGTCCAAGCATTCAACGTGGACGATTTGAAGGCTGTAGTCGCCCAAAATCACGCCAGCCGTCGCAAGATGGCAATGGAGGCGGAGAAGTTGTTAGAGGAAGAAGTAGTAATTTTTGATAGTTGGTGGCGCAGTTTAGAAACGGTTTCAACAATTAGGTCTTTGTGGGATAAAGCCGAAGCTATCCGCGAACAAGAGTTAGAAAAAGCTTTGTCTCGCCTAGGTTCGG from Synechocystis sp. PCC 7509 includes these protein-coding regions:
- the typA gene encoding translational GTPase TypA; translation: MTIPIRNVAIIAHVDHGKTTLVDALLRQSGIFREGEEVIDCVMDSNALERERGITILSKNTAVRYKDTLVNIIDTPGHADFGGEVERVLGMVDGCILIVDANEGPMPQTRFVLKKALEKGLRPIVVVNKIDRPQADPHGSVDKVLDLFLELGADDDQCEFPYLFASGLAGYAKDDLEHESADMQPLFNAILRHVPPPVGDVNKPLQLQVTTLDYSDYLGRIIIGKIHNGVIRSGQQAALIVESGAIVKGKISKLMGFEGLKRIDLEEATAGNIVAVAGFAEANIGETITCPNDPQALPLIKVDEPTLQMTFSVNDSPFAGQEGKLVTSRQVRDRLFRELETNVALRVEETDSPDKFSVCGRGELHLGILIETMRREGYEFQVSQPQVIYREVNGQPCEPYECLVLDVPEEGVGSCIERLGQRKGEMQDMQVGGNGRTQLEFVIPARGLVGFRGEFMRLTRGDGIMNHSFLDYRPLSGDIEARRNGVLISFEEGVSTFYAMKNAEDRGIFFIHPTTKVYKGMIVGEHNRPQDLELNICKTKQLTNHRAAGGDELVQLQTPVDMSLERALEYIGPEELVEVTPKSIRLRKVSKKLVKR
- a CDS encoding DUF58 domain-containing protein is translated as MSIANRFNNWLETYAVKPDYSGWVLAGVAICFFGAAINTMAGWLYVISGLSFAILGIAIVLPKRALSGISIRRQSIQPVSVGDELTIELEINNQTSQPKTLLQIQDILPFVLGNPVKTAIEVIAPKTSYHWVYGLRASRRGVYLWQNVVLRTAAPLGLFWCRRDRHSTAKAIVYPHVFTLTHCPLIDEIGLEDKLQADSQKRSQSSNSGITRSLRPYRMGDAIRLIHWRTSARYGELRVRELEVITSGQEIVICLDSGGSWQSDNFEQAVTAAASLYFYAVLKQLNVKLWTASTGLIRGDRTVLEALAATNATEDTINSNLPPYPLIWLSENSQTLNSLPPGSRWVLWLNSSQTSNLESRQLPGLTIQAEQSLQLQLQKPLI
- a CDS encoding ferredoxin thioredoxin reductase catalytic beta subunit, whose translation is MDSKENSKLSTDKNLEAMWQFSQTYAKRTGTYFCSESSVTAVVIEGLAKHKDDLGAPLCPCRHYEDKEAEVHATFWNCPCVPMRERKECHCMLFLTPDNDFAGEKQDISLEEIKIVRETMG
- a CDS encoding Gfo/Idh/MocA family protein — translated: MRSPINVAVVGTGFGQKVHIPGLQAHPSIQVVAVYNQDGAKAESIAQTHNIPHFCTSIEEVVGLKEVQAVSISTPPFLHYEMAKSVLQAGKHLLLEKPTTLSALEARELYNIGLKQNVVATMDFEFRFVPAWQYLAELLATGYVGQQRLIKIDWLVPSRADATKPWNWYARRDLGGGALGALGSHSFDYISWLFGDVERLCAHLSTAVSLRPDRTGKMQPVDADDSCMLMLELANGVPCQITISACTYQGRGHWVEVYGDRGTLVLGSNNQKDYVHGFHVWASLAGEPLTELEIPQRLAFEQTYTDGRIAPFIRVVDNWVQAIDRGISFPPSLKEGVYSQLLMDIAHQSHQTRRWLDVPKLTNFLNP
- a CDS encoding response regulator transcription factor, translating into MGLVTIEIIEGNPHLRSLLSWHLQQLGYRMYQSANLTQGREIFLTQQPTLVVIDSDLPDGDGVEFCRWLQLQQQPLILMLSARNTEADIVTGLQAGADDYLTKPFGMQEFMARVEALLRRKRTPVAPVYLDYGTLQIDLIQRRIRFQGEFVDLTPQEFSLLYVLAQANGEALSRSELLRRAWPDAIDNPRTIDTHVLSLRKKIEIDARSPSIVQTVRNVGYRFNLEAIESKSSAAYEVTYQPTTTQFKNFQPTVVRNQR
- a CDS encoding DUF6761 family protein, translating into MLQDTQTIRFYQRLTDALVELWQRGYRSDDLRLFLDGYLAALRQTQIIEPYLIHRLEEEATRFLYDPFNFETPLPQTEAESDYY
- the grxD gene encoding Grx4 family monothiol glutaredoxin, which encodes MTPELQTKIDNLVKQNKIVVFMKGSKLMPQCGFSNNVVQILSTLGVPFETVDILADNEIRQGIKEYSNWPTIPQVYVNGEFLGGSDILIEMYQKGDLQQMVEVALAS
- a CDS encoding BolA family protein is translated as MISPQQVEEMIKVRLPDAQVEVQDLKGSGDHYQVTVISSQFVGKGLVQQHQLIYQALDQAMSSEAIHALAIKTSIPQA
- a CDS encoding lysophospholipid acyltransferase family protein, which gives rise to MMTQMEPQSLNTPKTSTEEVALSTPINSRVSPWLAPLAYFLGCRIVLPLHFGKIAISGQENLPITGPVILAPTHRSRWDAVVVPAVTGRPVTGRDLTFMVSANEASGLQGWFVRRLGGFPVNTDRPSISTLRHGVEVLLQQEMLVIFPEGNIFRDGAVHPLKPGLARLAVSAETTHSGLGVQVVPIGLKYSQSYPQWGTDVSICIGSPLKVADYNLGSVKQSAKQLTIDLENALKTLI
- the tadA gene encoding tRNA adenosine(34) deaminase TadA, giving the protein MSQIAPPYEQHKYWMQRAVSLAELAGDAGEVPVGAIVVDKTGNAIAEAQNYRERHNDPTAHAEVIALRLAGQYVHSWHLNDCTLYVTLEPCPMCAGAIIQARIKLLVYGADDPKTGAIRTVINIPDSPCSYHRLAVLGGILESNCRQQLQAWFAQKRMSK
- the grxC gene encoding glutaredoxin 3, whose product is MLDFLNRHPERIKANVEIYTWQTCPYCIRAKLLLWWKGVNFTEYKIDGDEAARTKMAERSNGKRSVPQIFINNQHTGGCDDLYQLNSQDQLDNLLAQSA
- the glpX gene encoding class II fructose-bisphosphatase, which gives rise to MENTLGLEIIEVVEQAAIASARWMGKGEKDIADQVAVEAMRERMNKIYMRGRIVIGEGERDNAPMLYIGEEVGICTREDAKAFCNPDELIEIDIAVDPCEGTNLVAYGQNGSMAVLAIAEKGGLFAAPDFYMRKLAAPPAAKGHVDINKSATDNLKILSECLNRAVEELVVVVMDRPRHEGLIKEIRDAGARVRLISDGDVSAAICCAFAGTNIHALMGIGAAPEGVISAAAMRCLGGHFQGQLIYDPEVVKTGLIGESREGNLNRLKEMGIHDADKVYNADELASGNTILFAACGITPGTLMEGVRFFGGGARTQSLVISNQSQTARFVDTIHLFDNVKSLQLR